A window of Aquibium oceanicum genomic DNA:
GATGACGCTCTGGACCAACGACATCCTGGTGTCGGCGCGGCGCATCTACGAGAAGGCCGGCTTCCGGCTCGTCGCCGAGGAGCGGCATCACAGCTTCGGCAAGGATCTGGTGGGGCAGAACTGGGAGATGGAGCTATAGGTGACGTTCCCCGGGGCGGCCCGGTCGTCCAGGCGGTTGACCGATATTCACCGCGATGATCGCGTCGTGTGGAACGTAATGGCGTAGCCATCAGGATCGCTGCCCACGAAGAACCTGCCGAACGGACCATCGCTCGGCGGGCTCAGGACCGTCCCGCCGCGCTCGACGATCAGGCCGTGAAGCGCGTTCGCGTCTTCACAGGCGACCCACAACACCATGCCGGTCCCCAAGGGGCCGTTTTCGGGCAGGGGCAGCAACGGTTCGCGCAGTGCCAGGGCAATCGGCTCGGTGGTGAAGACGACAGCGCCGGGCGGGCTCCGGTCTGCTGCGGCAAAGCCGAACACGTCCTTGTAGAACGTGGCGGAGGCCGCTAGGTCACGAACCTGCAACGCGATGAAGGATGCTCCAATCGGTATTGTCATTTTCC
This region includes:
- a CDS encoding VOC family protein; the encoded protein is MTIPIGASFIALQVRDLAASATFYKDVFGFAAADRSPPGAVVFTTEPIALALREPLLPLPENGPLGTGMVLWVACEDANALHGLIVERGGTVLSPPSDGPFGRFFVGSDPDGYAITFHTTRSSR